The following proteins are co-located in the Procambarus clarkii isolate CNS0578487 chromosome 16, FALCON_Pclarkii_2.0, whole genome shotgun sequence genome:
- the LOC123760065 gene encoding calcium-activated chloride channel regulator 1 — translation MANKCKSGDGRGGSRTWRPRMVIAGLALCLVSAAKGLRDELRLVDNGYEGLVVVITEQIPQEHCNHVIHGLKSVLRELSSQMWTATEGRASLREVTVTLPRAWRTDALTCSLLTPLMPSSSPKEGHVRVTAPHPVFGARPWTQQSQGCGRAGDFIQMGGDLLRAASNDSHAHVARLLLTEWAKFRWGVFDERGHNNDPLYPPTFRDHNTHQWAATGCADGGIKGTTCDPTQPGCSFSPEPYSNNHLSTSLLSFPELPTVRLFCNDKNHNHVSPTKHNALCGGRSVWEIIQQTPDFSGGRNSASNGSRGLEPLLRFVQQANPRYIFVIEDTATMNLQRRWEFLRKAMRRVVVYDVPDGAHVGVVTFNSVARTVAPLTFIESEDSDMRQRVGSSLPRNPSPVPESQKCILCGMQEALRVLDADGKNADGSTLILITTGSGQTPQRDLNEMTSLTEQRLLKVEAVLYPLTERRGAADTSHGLESLVEAAKGSIHTVMDEGVGNDSKVKMMVALMDALLASVQHNAPPSAAGSPVLVHNAAYPGGIASMSAGSFALDDSLGPNARFSVYYYDLNHVGNAIQLTAPSGHMIESVNVQEEDGDVNMIFISLEKAERGLWTYSVENRADSHQGLYVQVTAKRNSSMGLQVLLWTSSGSRPVNSSDPSMPVVIYAEVKDGVAPIMDARVVAKLQRLGTNATGSNYQPIFLDLWDNGIGDPDITKGDGIYSRYLPPLPGNPGRYLLSADIDYNSGLAVIAKGPPTRHHKSPSSHLPHYYQHSYDNWNNEQSCCGSVLPHVHTRRAPPFLRYVMWGVLEVVSPPILRDNVPPSRILDLRVEVNDTVHEISLRWTAPGDDWDVDRAHHYEAVVAPFWREARSFQGDRLTGLPQPLPAGTLHTTSLHFTRYEELWYVTVRAVDEAGNIGGVGNIAALWVPRPPTTYEITTRTQPALTTSGNYTMPSELGSGRPVGMTELQIEDVAVILGSIGGFLIVVAVLVSYCYCHTSKRRKQKHEKDVEKVQGSSSVMVKSRSLGLEEGGGSHESLDSVVKDAPEPTRDGRPLSPVQSWGATTLLQEHERRLSVHSGAAEDGVVAYQVEGAPLHAPFPDVTVTDYRPVSTGGGIETPVYVPCPHEEAPCHCAVPGPDYTSYAAAWDEPLTGHLLSRARTAAPTPAPHQPHLPQADRKRRNVTQV, via the exons AGTGTGCTGCGGGAGTTGTCGAGTCAGATGTGGACGGCGACAGAGGGCCGAGCCTCCCTGAGGGAGGTGACGGTGACGCTGCCGAGGGCTTGGAGGACAGACGCCCTCACCTGCTCCCTCCTCACGCCTCTCATGCCCTCGTCCTCGCCCAAGGAGGGCCACGTGCGCGTCACGGCGCCTCACCCGGTCTTCGGAGCCAGGCCGTGGACGCAGCAGAGTCAGGGCTGCGGCCGTGCCGGCGACTTTATCCAGATGGGCGGCGATCTGCTCCGAGCCGCCAGCAACGACTCCCACGCCCACGTGGCTCGTTTGCTGCTGACGGAGTGGGCTAAATTCCGGTGGGGTGTGTTCGACGAGCGCGGCCACAACAACGACCCACTCTACCCGCCCACCTTCcgtgaccacaacacccaccagtgggcggcCACGGGGTGTGCTGACGGCGGTATTAAGGGCACCACTTGCGACCCCACACAGCCTGGTTGCTCCTTCTCGCCCGAGCCTTATAGTAACAACCACCTCAGCACCTCGCTGCTCTCTTTCCCAGAGCTGCCCACC GTTCGTCTCTTCTGCAACGACAAGAACCACAACCACGTCTCTCCTACCAAGCACAACGCCTTGTGTGGCGGCCGCTCAGTCTGGGAGATCATCCAACAGACCCCAGACTTCTCCGGAGGGAG AAACTCCGCCAGCAATGGAAGTCGAGGCCTGGAACCCCTGCTGAGGTTCGTACAGCAGGCGAACCCTCGCTATATCTTCGTCATCGAGGACACCGCCACCATGAACCTGCAG CGGCGCTGGGAGTTCCTACGCAAGGCGATGCGACGTGTGGTGGTGTACGACGTGCCTGACGGTGCTCACGTGGGCGTGGTGACCTTTAATTCCGTAGCGAGGACCGTCGCCCCACTCACCTTTATTGAGAGCGAAGACTCCGACATGAGGCAGCGTGTAGGGTCATCGCTGCCCCGCAACCCGTCACCCGTTCCTGAGAGTCAGAAGTGCATTCTTTGTGGCATGCAGGAGGCGCTGAGGGTTCTAGACGCCGATGGTAAGAACGCCGACGGCTCCACCCTGATCCTCATCACTACAGGATCAGGACAGACGCCTCAGAGGGATTTAAATGAGATGACAAGCTTGACAGAGCAGAGGCTTTTGAAGGTCGAAGCAGTGCTGTACCCACTGACCGAGCGCCGGGGTGCCGCCGACACTTCTCACGGCCTCGAGTCTCTGGTAGAGGCAGCCAAAGGCTCCATACACACCGTCATGGACGAAGGTGTCGGTAACGACTCGAAGGTGAAGATGATGGTGGCGCTAATGGACGCCCTGTTGGCTAGCGTGCAACACAATGCTCCGCCCTCGGCAGCCGGATCCCCGGTGCTAGTCCACAACGCTGCCTACCCTGGGGGTATCGCCTCCATGTCTGCAGGATCCTTCGCTCTCGATGACTCTTTGGGCCCAAACGCTCGCTTCTCTGTGTACTACTACGATCTGAATCACGTGGGTAACGCTATCCAGCTCACAGCTCCCTCAGGGCATATGATCGAATCCGTGAATGTGCAGGAGGAAGATGGTGATGTCAATATGATCTTCATCAGTCTAGAGAAAGCCGAg CGTGGCTTATGGACGTATAGTGTGGAGAACCGCGCCGACTCCCACCAGGGACTCTACGTGCAGGTGACGGCCAAGAGAAACTCGTCGATGGGTCTACAGGTGTTACTCTGGACGAGCTCTGGCTCCCGGCCCGTCAACTCCTCCGACCCGTCGATGCCAGTAGTGATCTATGCGGAGGTGAAGGATGGCGTGGCACCCATCATGGACGCCCGTGTTGTGGCCAAACTCCAGAGGCTCGGCACCAACGCCACTGGCAGCAACTACCAACCTATCTTCTTAGATCTCTGGGACAACGGCATTGGAG atccagatatcaccaagggcGATGGCATATATTCCCGCTACCTGCCGCCTCTCCCTGGTAACCCCGGTCGGTACCTCCTGAGTGCTGACATCGACTACAACAGCGGTCTGGCGGTGATAGCTAAGGGGCCCCCAACGCGTCACCACAAGAGTCCATCGTCCCATCTGCCCCACTACTATCAACACAGCTACGACAACTGGAACAACGAGCAGTCGTGTTGCGGCTCTGTCCTCCCTCACGTTCACACTCGCCGTGCCCCGCCCTTCCTGCGGTACGTCATGTGGGGCGTGCTGGAGGTTGTGTCCCCTCCTATTCTGCGGGATAACGTCCCTCCGTCACGCATTCTGGACCTCCGGGTGGAGGTGAACGACACCGTGCACGAGATAAGCCTTCGTTGGACGGCCCCCGGGGATGACTGGGATGTTGACCGCGCCCACCATTACGAGGCGGTGGTGGCGCCCTTCTGGAGGGAGGCAAGGTCCTTCCAGGGTGACCGTCTGACTGGCCTGCCTCAGCCGCTTCCAGCAGGCACCCTTCACACCACTAGTCTCCACTTCACGAGATACGAGGAG CTGTGGTACGTGACGGTCCGTGCCGTGGACGAGGCCGGCAACATCGGTGGAGTGGGCAACATCGCCGCCCTCTGGGTGCCACGACCTCCTACCACCTACGAGATCACCACCAGGACGCAGCCGGCGCTCACCACCTCTG GAAATTACACGATGCCGTCAGAACTGGGATCTGGCCGGCCAGTGGGCATGACAGAGCTCCAGATAGAAGATGTGGCGGTGATCTTAGGAAGCATCGGTGGGTTCCTGATAGTGGTAGCAGTGCTAGTCTCCTATTGCTACTGCCACACCAGCAAGAGACGTAAACAGAAACACGAGAAGGACGTGGAGAAAGTTCAAGGCAGCAGCAGTGTTATGGTCAAGTCGAGGTCTCTGGGTCTCGAGGAGGGCGGCGGCAGCCACGAGTCACTGGACAGTGTTGTGAAAGACGCACCGGAGCCAACAAGGGATGGCAGACCGCTTTCTCCCGTCCAGTCCTGGGGTGCGACGACTCTCCTGCAAGAACATGAGCGTCGACTATCTGTGCACAGCGGAGCTGCTGAAGACGGCGTGGTTGCCTACCAGGTGGAGGGCGCTCCTCTCCATGCACCCTTCCCAGATGTTACCGTGACGGACTACCGGCCTGTGTCTACTGGTGGCGGCATCGAGACCCCGGTCTACGTGCCCTGCCCGCACGAGGAAGCTCCATGCCATTGTGCCGTCCCAGGACCAGACTACACTAGCTATGCTGCCGCCTGGGACGAGCCCCTAACAGGCCATCTCCTGTCCCGCGCCCGCACCGCTGCCCCAACGCCCGCACCTCACCAGCCGCACCTTCCACAGGCTGACCGCAAGCGTCGCAATGTGACCCAAGTGTAA